The genome window TTTTTTCCACCTTGGGTAGGAATCCGGACTTTCCTGCCCTTTGTTTCTTTGAAGTGTCTGAAAAATTGTCAGGAAACGGCACTATTACAAAGAAAATTTCCGGAATACTTCCTTTCAAAATCACCATTTTCCCGTTTTTCAGATTTTTTTCTTGCACTTGATTTGATTTTTTATATAATAACAGGTGTTCTATAAAAACGATTGTTCGAAATTAAGGAGAATCCATTGCCAAAGGTTGTAGATCACGATGCGTATCGAATTTCCATTTTAAAGCGTTGCCTCGATTTGTTTGCAAGGAAGGGGTATGCGACGGTCACGATGCGGGAGATTTCCAGAGAGCTTCGTGTTTCTACGGGAACTCTATATCATTATTTTCCGACAAAGGAAGTTTTGTTCGAGCAAATGGCGCGATGGATCGTTCGGGACGACGCGGAGCAATTGGAAGCGATTCGGATCGAAAGTCGATCAAAGGATTTTCGGGAAAGGCTTGAGGTTCTTTTCGATTTCGTGAAAGAAAGGGAAGGGCATTTTCAAAAACTCATTCTGATCGCTTCCGATCTTTACCGATTGGAAGAGTCCGAACCGGCAAGGGCGATCTTAAAGGAATGTTCTTCCGTCTTTCGGGACGCGATCGAAAGTCACCTCGCGTTGAATAACGAGGAACTGGAAAAACTGTTCTTCGGAGTTTTGATCGGAACCGTTTTTCAAAGAATGCTGGATCGCGAAACGGCGGATTTTGAAAAGACGTTCTCCCTTGTCAGAGGTTTTGCTCCTTTGATTTCGATCGGTTTGTTATTGGAACCTAAAAGAGCATGATGCGGTTCTAGCGACTTGCGTCGCTCATGAAAGAGAAAATGGAGAGAATTTTGTTATGACCAATTTGAAACGTTATTCGTTTATCGTTTGTTTTTTAGTGCCGGCCTTTGCGGTGCTCGGATATTATTTAGGCGGAGCATATAACTTTCTTACCTTCGCGGTTGTGTTCGGTTTATTACCGATCTTGGACGTTGTGATCGGAGCCGATCCGTCCAATCCGGTGGAAGAGGAAGTTCCTGCGTTACAGACCGAATTCTACTTTCGATTTTTGACATATATTTGGGCGTGGGTCCAATTCGGTCTTGTCCTTTGGGCCTTGTACGAAATTCAAACGAAGAATCTTTCCGCTCTGGAATGGTGGGGATTCGTTCTGGCGATCGGTATCAACACCGGAGGAATCGGCATTACCGTGGCGCACGAATTGGGTCATAAAAGCAGGAAGATCGAACAATGGTATTCCAAGTTCATTCTGATGACCGTTTGTTATATGCATTTTTTCATCGAACATAACCGCGGCCATCACGTGAATGTTTCGACTCACGAAGACCCGGCTTCTTCCCGAAAAGGCGAATCCTTTTACCGTTTTTATCCGAGAACGGTTTTCGGTTCTTATTTTTCCGCTTGGAAGTTGGAAGCGAAACGTCTTTCGAAAGCGGGTAAATCTTCGTTTTCTTTGGAGAATGAAATGATCTCTTCCACGATCATTCCACTTCTGTTTATCGGATTCGTTACTGCGACATTAACTCTTTATACCGGTCGTTTTTCCTGGGAAGTTCCGGCGTTCTTTTTCGTTCAGAGTTTTATAGCATTCTCCCTTTTGGAACTCGTAAATTACATCGAGCACTACGGTCTTCAAAGAAAGGAGATCGCTCCCGGAAAATTCGAAAAAGTGCAGCCGATCCATTCTTGGAATCAAAATTTTGCGGTGAGTAACGCGTTTTTGTTTCATCTTCAAAGGCATTCGGATCATCATGCGAACGCAGGAAGACGTTATTCCGCTTTAAGACATTTCGAGGAAAGTCCGCAGCTTCCGTACGGATATGAAGTGATGGTGTTGATTGCCCTGTTTCCTCCTCTTTGGTTTAAGATTATGGATTGGAGGCTGGAGGCCTGGAAAAAGAAATATTACGGGGAGACTGCGCTTGCTGCCGGAGCGAAAGCTTGAGTAGGTCAAGAAAATTGTAAAAGGAGAGATTTGTCGGAGGTACGACGACCTTTTCGGAGGATTTTCCAATAACCGAAAAATCCCTTTTCATCAACCGTAAAATTTTTTTGCACGGCGTGGGAACTCCTACGAAATCCTCACTGTCTCGAAAGAATTTTCACCGTCCTTTCCAAATCATCCCTGTGTTGTTTTAAGTCCTTCTTGAGCAACGCAGGAATTTCCTTCTGCTCTTTCAAAAAACGATTCGTTTTGTCGACGAGCGCTTGATTCGGTTCTACACCCGGAAACAAGATATTTCCAAAAGCGGAGGAAAAATGAGAATCGCGATCCTTATAAATTCCGATCACCGCAGCAAAGTATAAGTCTTCGTATTGCTTCAGCATATCTTCCTGATGATCCCAGTAAAAACCGCGCATTCCGTAACGAAGCGTATCCGTGGAACGTATCGTTTTTGCATTCGTGAATTCTTTCCAGGCTTCGGCTTTGGATTTTGCGTCCGGATAGGCGACTCTCGCACCGTATGCTTTTTTGGCGCCCAGATCGGAAGTGTCCGCTTTTTCCTCTTGCGCGATGAGATCGAGCGCGTCTCTGTTTCCGAACGCGGAGAGGCGAGTCAAAATGCTCCATCTTCTTTCCTGATCGATTTTAATTCCGGGAATGACGATCCTTCCATCCAAAAGATCTTTTAGGTAGGAGAGTTGACCGGGCGTTCTCGAAGTTCCTTCCAGCATTCGATACCATACGATTTTTTCCTCTTCCTTGGTGGATGAGTCGTGTAACCCGCGTTTGGCGAGTTCGTTCAGCTTCGTGGACCATTCTTCCCTGTGTTCTTTTTTGAGATAACTCGCTGCGATGGAAGAAGCCTTCGTTAGGATATGGCTGCTTCGAACCGCGATATCCTCTTCGTAAATTCCTTGTGCGAATACCAGTTCGAGAAAATCCTTCGGAGAAATTTCCGCGTCGCGCGTCATCTGCCACAGGGAACCCCAGAGAATTCTCCGTGCAAAACGATCCTTAAGTTTGTTCAAAGAAGTTTTTAAAAGGGCGATCCCATCCTTCGGGAGATATGTCTTCGCATACGCATAATCGTTCGTGTTCAATACTACGATCTCGGAAGATCCCGGTTTGTGTTTATAAGGGAGAATCGTTTCTTGTCCTTTGACGACTACGCGGTCCTTCCACGCGACTTCGAACGCGTCGCCATGCAGGGAAAAAATCGTAACTTCCAGCGCGTGTGTTCGAAAAAGTCCGTTCTTTTCGGAAGGAAGCTGCCGGATTAACAGGTGATCCTCTTTCCATTCGGGAAGGAGAGTGTTCACTCCGGTCGTATCCAGCCACTCTTTACTCCAGCCGCGGATATCGATTCCCGACGTTTCGGACATCGTATCCAAAAAGTCGGTTTGAACCGTATTCGAATTCGCGAATTTCTGAAAGTATTTCCGCATCGCTTTTCGAAAAGAATCCTCTCCGATATAGTACATCAACTGTCTAAGGACGGAGGCTCCTTTGGAATAAGAGATCCCGTCGAAGTTGCTAATGGCGTCTAACGTGTTTTCTGCGCTTCCGGCGATCGGATGAGTCGTGGACAACTGATCTTCCCGATACGCCCATTCTTCCCGAACGTAAAAATGTTCGAGTGCGTCTGGAAATAATTTTCCGTGCGACATCGCGTAATAGGAAAGATAATCCGCAAAACTTTCGTTCAACCAAAGATCGTTCCACCATTTCATCGTGACAAGGTTTCCGAACCACATATGAACCATCTCGTGATAGATCGTATTGGCTCTTCCGAGATATTCGGAGTAGATCCGGGGACTTCTAAAAATATAATGTTCCGAAAACGTAACCGCTCCCACGTTTTCCATCGCGCCCATGTTGAATTCCGGAACGAAGATCTGATCGTATTTGCCGTACGGATACGGAAGGTCGAAATACGATTCTAAGAACGCAAAGGATTCTTTCGTAATCGCAAACAGATTCTCCGCATCCAAATATTTGGAAAGGGACTTTCTGCATAAAATTCTTAGGGGAATGTTTTTGTATTTATCTTCCCAGACCTCGTATGGTCCGGCGATCAATGCGAACAAATACGTGGAGAACAAAGCGGTCTTCTGAAACCGAATGAAGATTTTTTCTTTTTGAACTTCTTCTTGGAGAGGAAGAGTGTTGTGGACGTATTTCCATTCCTTCGGACCTAAGAGAGAAAGTTCGTATGTCGCTTTGAGATCGGGTTGATCGAAACACGGAAACAATCGGTGCGCTTCGAACGGTTCGAAGTCCGTATGAAGATATTCCGAATTGTCCGAAGGATCTTTGAACTGATGAAATCCCGAACCGCTGTGATTGTAGTCGTTCACGTACTTGATCTTGATTTCATTCTTCCCTTGATTGAGCGATTCACCGGGCAAATCCAATGAGGAATCGGTTTTGGTATAACCGGAAAAATCCTTTCCGTTCAGCAGAAATACTTCGATCTTCTTCGTTACGAAGTCCACTTTGAGTTTTCCCTTTCCTTTGCCTGTATAAAAAAAGAGAATCTTCGTTTCTCCCTGATACGTGGACGATCCCGCTTTCAGATCGAGGCGAATTTCGTAGCTGACTTGGTTGACGAGGCTCGCTCTTTCGAGAGCTTCCGATTGTGTGAGTATATTTGGAGCGTCCATGTGATTTCCGTTTTTACAAGAACGCGGGGGTTCCGTAAAGGAAAAAGAGAACGCCCGTGTCTAAGATTTTTCCAGCAATAAATAATTTATAGAGTGTTTTAAAATTCAATTTTTCATTCAGAAACGAATTCGCTATAAGGTTCCGGCTCGTTTAAAGCCGGGTTCCTAAAGAATGTCTTTGAGCTGCATTTTCCGAAGGCGGGGAGCGATTCCACCCACAAACGCGACCGTCAAAAGGGTCAACGCGCCTCCCGCTACGATGGACTTACGGATTCCGAGCCATTCCGCGGTCACGCCGGATTCGAATTCTCCGATTTCGTTCGAAGAACCGATAAAGATATGATTCACCGCAGAAACCCTTCCCCTCATGTGATCGGGCGTATGCATCTGCACGATAGTATGACGTATCACGACGCTGACCATATCGAAAGCGCCGGCCGCCGCAAGACAAAGAAACGAAATTCTATAATCGTTAGAAAGTCCGAAAAGAATGATGCTAATACCGAAACCGAACACGCAGGAAAGAAGAATCCAACCCGAATGTTTTTTCGGAGGTCTTGCCGCGATGAAGAACGCGCAAAGAACCGCGCCCACTCCTTGAGCAGAACGAAGAATTCCGAAAATCTCCGGACTTTGTCCGAGAATCTTTTCGGTAAACGAAGGAAGAAGTGCGACCGCGCCTCCGAACAACACCGCGAACAAGTCGAGTGAAATCGCTCCGAGAATAATCTGATGTGAAGAAACGAATTTCCATCCGCTGCTGAGGCTTTGCCAGATGGTTTCGCTTTCTTCCGGTTTCGGAGGAACCGGTTTTCCTTTTACGAGAAGCATCATCGTTAAACCGAAGGCCATCAGCAACAGATCCGCCGAATAGGCGAAATAGAGACCGGCTACGATCAGCATTCCTCCCGTAAGAGGACCTAAAACCAAAGAAGTCTGCCACGCGATTCCGCTCCAGGTCGCCGCGTTCGGAAACGTTTCCTTGTCGACGAGTTGCGTTTGAAACGCTGCCGTTGCCGGATTTAAAAATCCTCTCGCGATTCCGGAAAGAAAGATCACTCCGTAGATCGGATACACTCCGAAATCGCGGAGAATCCAATTCATATTAGGAACTACTAATACAAGGAGCAGAAGGGAACAGATCGACAAAAGGCCGAGGGCGGATGTGATGATTTTTTTTCTAGGAAACGAATCGATGATAAGACCGGAAAACAAGGCCATCGTGATCGAAGGAATCGCTTCCGTAAGTCCGATAAATCCGACGTGCAGGTTGCTTCCCGTGAGATGATACATTTGCCAGCCGACCACGGTGGTTTGAATGCTGATGGAAAGAGTCACCATAAACTTGCCGAAAAGAAAGGAACGATAATCGGCGACTTTCAGCGCTTGAAAAGGATCGTGTTTTGTTGAAGTTCGAGTCATTCTAATTTTGGATTGGGTTTTTTATAAAATACATTCCGAGAGCGGCGACCATCATTCCGTGATGAAGAATGTTTTCGTCGATCAAACGGGGAACATTGCGCAGAGGTGTTTCAAAGATTTCGATTTGTTCGCTGTCGTCCAGATCCTGATCGTGAAGTTTACGAACGTTTTTCGCAATAAAAGTATGACACCAATTGTTCAAGATCGCGGGGTTTCCGGTAACCTTTCCCAAGTATTCCCATTCGTCGGAGACGTAACCCGTTTCTTCCACGAGTTCGGCTTGTGCCGATTCGAGAAGAGTCGCTTTCTCGGCGATTCCTCCGGGGATTTCCAAACTGAAACGATGGATTCCGTGTCTATATTGATCGATGAGAAGAATTTTGTCGTCCGGAGTGAGTGCGATCACGTTGACCCAATCCAAGGATTCCAAATGAAAAAAGTCCCTCGAAACTTTTCGGTCGGGGGAGGTGGTATGCCAGGAAACGAGTTTGAAAATCGGGGTTTGGATCAGGTCTTTTCGATCGTTTTTGGACCAAAGATTCGAGAGAGGATCGTATTCTTCCGGGTTAAAAGGTTTCATTCTCATCTCCATTCTTTCCAAACCTGTTTTTTTATCCAAGAGAGAATTCCGACCTTGGGAAGAATGACGTTTTTTAGGAAAGAGATCAAGTGGACGGAACTCCTGCCCACAATCGTTTCTAAGAATTCCGGGATGTACAGGATTGACAGAATCTTTCCCGCTCTAATTATGTCACATGTCCCATGAAGCTCAATCCTGAACAGGAAAAAGCGGTTCGTCACGTTGATGGACCGATTCTCATTTTTGCCGGCGCCGGCTCCGGAAAAACGCGCGTGATCTCCAACCGAATCGCGCATTTGATCGAAAACGCGGGAGTTCCCGCGGGAAAAATCGTGGCCTTATCGTTTACGAACAAGAGCGCGCGCGAAATGGAAGAGCGTGTTCGCAAAATGATCCCGCGCCAAAAGCTCAAAGGAATCGTATTGTCCACGTTTCATTCTCTCGGACTCAATATTCTCAAAAAACACATCGGACTTTTGGGATACAAACACCCGTTTCTTTTGATGAACCAAAACGATCAGGAAGGGTTCGTAACTACATTACTCATCGCTAATAAAGTAGAATTAAAAAAAGCGAAAGTTTCCGAGGTTCTCGGAAAAATTTCGAGGATCAAAAACTCCGGACCGGCTTACAGAGAATATCTGGACTCTTCCTTGGTCGAATCGGATCAGATCGCGAATCTCATCTTCGACAGTTATCAGACCTCTCTCAAAGAACAGAATTCTCTCGACTTCGACGATCTCATTCTTTTACCCGGAGTGCTTCTCCGCGATTTTCCGGAAGTAAGAGAAGAATATCATAAGAAGTATCAATACTTTATGGTCGACGAGTTTCAGGACACGAATCAGACGCAGTATGTTTTTCTAAGATCGCTCATGGGGGAGAATCGAAATCTTTGCGTGGTCGGAGACGACGACCAATCCATCTACGCGTTCCGAGGATCGGATCTCAGTTTGATTCTCGGATTCGAAAACGATTTTCCCGAAGCCAACGTTGTGCGCCTTTTGGAGAATTACAGATCCACACAAGTAATCATACAAGGCGCCAATTCGCTTATCAAAAACAATCTTTCGAGAAGATCGAAGGAATTATTTTCCTCCATACCCGGAGGAAGAAAGATCCGTTACATCGAGCGGATGGATGAGAAGGACGAGGCCGCGTACGTCGTCGATTGTATCCGCGACGAAATCATCAAGGATGCGAGAGTAGGAAGCCAGATCGCGATTCTTTTCAGAACCAATTTTCAAACGCGCCCGTTCGAGGAGGAACTGAGAAGCCGTTCCATTCCGTATAAACTCGTGGGCGGATATAATTTTTTCGATCGAAAGGAAGTTCGGGACATGATCTCTTACATCCGTCTGATCGCGAACACGAGAGACGACGCTTCTCTACTCCGAATTTTGAATTATCCGAAGCGCGGGATCGGACCGGGAAGTATTTCTCTCATCCACGAAAAAGCCGCGCACATGGGAGAATCCTTATACGAAATTCTTTTCCGAGTCTGCGAGTCCCCCGATTTCATTCCGGGTCTACAGAAAAAGATTCAATCCGAGATTTACAACTTCGTAAACCTGATCGAACGGACCAAAAAGAAATTTTCGACGGCGCCTAAGATGTATTTTGCGTTCCGCGAATTCATCCAAGACGTGGGAATCGAAAAGGAAATCCTTCTCGAGGAAAAAGACGAGAAGGTCGCCAAGGCGCGCTCCTTCAACCTTTCCGAACTCGTGAACATGATGTCGTACTTTGAGGAGAATCACGATTCTCCCGAAAAACCGACTCTGTTTGATTTTATCAACCGGCTCAATTTGCTTATGGAAGACGAGACTCCTTCCGAAGATGATAAGGAAGACAATCGGGTCCAGCTCCTCACGATTCATCAATCGAAAGGATTGGAATTCGATTCCGTTTATGTCGCAGGAATGGAAGAAGGAATTCTTCCCAACTCTCGAGTGTTAACCGAAGAATCCTCCGTGGACGAGGAAAGGCGTTTGCTCTACGTTGCTATGACCCGTGCCAGGAAGCATTTATGCTTGACAGGGGCCGCAAATCGACGCAAATTTGGGGAGCAAATGGCTACCCAGGCCTCCCGGTTCCTTACGGAAATCGATTCGGAGACTATGGACTGGGTTTCCAATGATGAGGTTCGGCAACAGGAGACGGATGACTTCTTCGCCGAGCTTGAAAAATTGAAAACAGGATCGTAGACATGACTTTTTACAGAAATATATTTACTCTGGTGATCATTCTCCTTCTTTCCGCTTGCGCGAGCGGTCAGAAATCCGTGGATTCCGGCCTTTCTCAGGAATCCGCAGTCCGCTCCAAGATTCAAGGAATCGATTCCCAACTTTCCGTTTCCAATTTGGACGAAAAAAAACGTTCGTCCTTACTCATGGAAAAAGCAAAATTACTGCTTCAAATCGAATCCTATAAAGAAGCTTCCATCGTTTTAAAACAAATCCAAAGCTCCAAGGAAGGAAAAGGTCTGGAACACTTAGATCATTACCTGGGAGCCGCTTATCTCGGAATCAACGACACGGAAAACGCGATCGTTCACTTCAGAAAATCCGAGTCCTTGGATAAGAATTACGAGTCCACCACCCGTAAGAAAATGTATGCAAAGGCCCTCTATCAAGAGGAGAAATACGGTCTCGCACTCGGAATTTTGGGCCGCGCTTCCAGAGAAAGGGACTTTGAAAAAGACATTCTTTTTTACGAAACCGTAGCCAACAGCTTTATGCGGATCAAGGAATTCAAAAGATGCCAGATGGTTCTGGAAGAGGGTCTTCAGAAATTTCCGGAAAGTCCGGTTCTGAAGGAAATCCAGGAACAACTTTCTCAGGTTCTTCCCCGATAACTCGCCCCGACTTCAAATTCAACTTCCTAAACAGGGTTCTACAAAAGATCAAAACGTTAGAGCCCGTTGATCTCGTCCGCTTTTTCGGTTCTTTCTTTACGTTCTTAAAAGAAAACAAAAGAACCAGAATCATTCTCATCTCCTTTTTGATCGTCGTCGGAGTTCACGCGATCGTAGTCGAATCGGTCGGCTATTACGTTCGAAATTATCTTTTGGATCTCCGAGGTCTGAAGGAACTTTCCAGAAACTTTATCAACAAAGAACTCGGACGCGCGGTGACTCTCGGAGTCGTGGAATACGATTTTCCGAACGCGGTCGTATTCGAGGACTTTCGAATTTCTTCCGAAGAGGATTTCGCTCTCAATCATATTCTTTTTCGAACAAACAAGATCCAATTCAAGCTCGGCGGATTGTGGAAAGGACAACCGTATATTCGCGGAATCGTAGTCAAAGATTCCGCGATCAACATCGATCTGCAGGATCAGATCGCGGGAGAATTGATCGGTTATATCCAAAAGATCAACATTCCCGAAATCCGGCTGATGAACACCACGATCACGATCTCGCGCGGCGGAGAAGAGGTTTTGAACGCGTTGAAAGGAATCGATATCGTGATCACCAAACGGCCCGAAGGTGTAACCGTTGCGGTGAGCGATTCTTTGTTTCCGTTCCCGTATTCCCGTTTTATTCAGGGAAGTTTCGAGACTCAGTTCGATTCTCCCGAATCGAAAAGCAAATTCCGTTTTCAGAACGTAAAAGCGGAAAAGATCCGCGGAGTGTATTCTCTCTTCGGAAGAATGGCTCCGAGTTCCGGAAAAATTTCGGGAGAATACGAGATTCTTCTGAACGGAAAGAAGGTTTCCATCCAAGGAAAGAATCAGTTCACCAACATATCCGGAAAAATTCTCCAGGAACTTCCTTTGGGTTTGAAAATTCCCGATCTCAAAGACG of Leptospira sanjuanensis contains these proteins:
- the pepN gene encoding aminopeptidase N: MDAPNILTQSEALERASLVNQVSYEIRLDLKAGSSTYQGETKILFFYTGKGKGKLKVDFVTKKIEVFLLNGKDFSGYTKTDSSLDLPGESLNQGKNEIKIKYVNDYNHSGSGFHQFKDPSDNSEYLHTDFEPFEAHRLFPCFDQPDLKATYELSLLGPKEWKYVHNTLPLQEEVQKEKIFIRFQKTALFSTYLFALIAGPYEVWEDKYKNIPLRILCRKSLSKYLDAENLFAITKESFAFLESYFDLPYPYGKYDQIFVPEFNMGAMENVGAVTFSEHYIFRSPRIYSEYLGRANTIYHEMVHMWFGNLVTMKWWNDLWLNESFADYLSYYAMSHGKLFPDALEHFYVREEWAYREDQLSTTHPIAGSAENTLDAISNFDGISYSKGASVLRQLMYYIGEDSFRKAMRKYFQKFANSNTVQTDFLDTMSETSGIDIRGWSKEWLDTTGVNTLLPEWKEDHLLIRQLPSEKNGLFRTHALEVTIFSLHGDAFEVAWKDRVVVKGQETILPYKHKPGSSEIVVLNTNDYAYAKTYLPKDGIALLKTSLNKLKDRFARRILWGSLWQMTRDAEISPKDFLELVFAQGIYEEDIAVRSSHILTKASSIAASYLKKEHREEWSTKLNELAKRGLHDSSTKEEEKIVWYRMLEGTSRTPGQLSYLKDLLDGRIVIPGIKIDQERRWSILTRLSAFGNRDALDLIAQEEKADTSDLGAKKAYGARVAYPDAKSKAEAWKEFTNAKTIRSTDTLRYGMRGFYWDHQEDMLKQYEDLYFAAVIGIYKDRDSHFSSAFGNILFPGVEPNQALVDKTNRFLKEQKEIPALLKKDLKQHRDDLERTVKILSRQ
- a CDS encoding MFS transporter yields the protein MTRTSTKHDPFQALKVADYRSFLFGKFMVTLSISIQTTVVGWQMYHLTGSNLHVGFIGLTEAIPSITMALFSGLIIDSFPRKKIITSALGLLSICSLLLLVLVVPNMNWILRDFGVYPIYGVIFLSGIARGFLNPATAAFQTQLVDKETFPNAATWSGIAWQTSLVLGPLTGGMLIVAGLYFAYSADLLLMAFGLTMMLLVKGKPVPPKPEESETIWQSLSSGWKFVSSHQIILGAISLDLFAVLFGGAVALLPSFTEKILGQSPEIFGILRSAQGVGAVLCAFFIAARPPKKHSGWILLSCVFGFGISIILFGLSNDYRISFLCLAAAGAFDMVSVVIRHTIVQMHTPDHMRGRVSAVNHIFIGSSNEIGEFESGVTAEWLGIRKSIVAGGALTLLTVAFVGGIAPRLRKMQLKDIL
- a CDS encoding TetR/AcrR family transcriptional regulator; the encoded protein is MPKVVDHDAYRISILKRCLDLFARKGYATVTMREISRELRVSTGTLYHYFPTKEVLFEQMARWIVRDDAEQLEAIRIESRSKDFRERLEVLFDFVKEREGHFQKLILIASDLYRLEESEPARAILKECSSVFRDAIESHLALNNEELEKLFFGVLIGTVFQRMLDRETADFEKTFSLVRGFAPLISIGLLLEPKRA
- a CDS encoding NUDIX hydrolase — protein: MKPFNPEEYDPLSNLWSKNDRKDLIQTPIFKLVSWHTTSPDRKVSRDFFHLESLDWVNVIALTPDDKILLIDQYRHGIHRFSLEIPGGIAEKATLLESAQAELVEETGYVSDEWEYLGKVTGNPAILNNWCHTFIAKNVRKLHDQDLDDSEQIEIFETPLRNVPRLIDENILHHGMMVAALGMYFIKNPIQN
- a CDS encoding alkane 1-monooxygenase, with translation MTNLKRYSFIVCFLVPAFAVLGYYLGGAYNFLTFAVVFGLLPILDVVIGADPSNPVEEEVPALQTEFYFRFLTYIWAWVQFGLVLWALYEIQTKNLSALEWWGFVLAIGINTGGIGITVAHELGHKSRKIEQWYSKFILMTVCYMHFFIEHNRGHHVNVSTHEDPASSRKGESFYRFYPRTVFGSYFSAWKLEAKRLSKAGKSSFSLENEMISSTIIPLLFIGFVTATLTLYTGRFSWEVPAFFFVQSFIAFSLLELVNYIEHYGLQRKEIAPGKFEKVQPIHSWNQNFAVSNAFLFHLQRHSDHHANAGRRYSALRHFEESPQLPYGYEVMVLIALFPPLWFKIMDWRLEAWKKKYYGETALAAGAKA
- a CDS encoding ATP-dependent helicase — protein: MKLNPEQEKAVRHVDGPILIFAGAGSGKTRVISNRIAHLIENAGVPAGKIVALSFTNKSAREMEERVRKMIPRQKLKGIVLSTFHSLGLNILKKHIGLLGYKHPFLLMNQNDQEGFVTTLLIANKVELKKAKVSEVLGKISRIKNSGPAYREYLDSSLVESDQIANLIFDSYQTSLKEQNSLDFDDLILLPGVLLRDFPEVREEYHKKYQYFMVDEFQDTNQTQYVFLRSLMGENRNLCVVGDDDQSIYAFRGSDLSLILGFENDFPEANVVRLLENYRSTQVIIQGANSLIKNNLSRRSKELFSSIPGGRKIRYIERMDEKDEAAYVVDCIRDEIIKDARVGSQIAILFRTNFQTRPFEEELRSRSIPYKLVGGYNFFDRKEVRDMISYIRLIANTRDDASLLRILNYPKRGIGPGSISLIHEKAAHMGESLYEILFRVCESPDFIPGLQKKIQSEIYNFVNLIERTKKKFSTAPKMYFAFREFIQDVGIEKEILLEEKDEKVAKARSFNLSELVNMMSYFEENHDSPEKPTLFDFINRLNLLMEDETPSEDDKEDNRVQLLTIHQSKGLEFDSVYVAGMEEGILPNSRVLTEESSVDEERRLLYVAMTRARKHLCLTGAANRRKFGEQMATQASRFLTEIDSETMDWVSNDEVRQQETDDFFAELEKLKTGS
- a CDS encoding tetratricopeptide repeat protein; the encoded protein is MTFYRNIFTLVIILLLSACASGQKSVDSGLSQESAVRSKIQGIDSQLSVSNLDEKKRSSLLMEKAKLLLQIESYKEASIVLKQIQSSKEGKGLEHLDHYLGAAYLGINDTENAIVHFRKSESLDKNYESTTRKKMYAKALYQEEKYGLALGILGRASRERDFEKDILFYETVANSFMRIKEFKRCQMVLEEGLQKFPESPVLKEIQEQLSQVLPR